One segment of bacterium DNA contains the following:
- the add gene encoding adenosine deaminase, protein MSLTREKILSMPKAELHCHLDGSLRLATMIELARERRVELPSMDVADLFQLLRLGQNYESLVDYLAVFRYTLAVMQDVESLERTSFELAEDCARENVRWLEVRYSPILHVERGLSLAQVMDAVLAGLRRAERQYPIRCGVIVCGIRNINPATSLRLAELAVAYKSAGVVGFDLAGAEANFPAKDHREAFYLIRKNNVNCTVHAGEAYGPESIHQALHHLHAQRIGHSTRLKEDGSLLNYMNDLRVPIEACPTSNVQTRVVTDLASHPLKFYLDYGLRITVNTDNRLISDTTVTEELWRITQVFRLTEQEVAKIITNGFKSAFLPYREKRAMLHGALTEMGYDGVLVGY, encoded by the coding sequence ATGAGCCTGACCCGTGAGAAGATCCTCTCCATGCCCAAGGCGGAACTGCACTGCCACCTGGACGGCTCCCTCCGCCTGGCCACCATGATCGAGCTGGCCCGCGAGCGCCGCGTCGAGCTGCCCAGCATGGACGTGGCGGACCTCTTCCAGCTGCTGCGCCTGGGCCAGAACTACGAGAGCCTGGTGGACTACCTGGCCGTCTTCCGCTACACCCTGGCCGTCATGCAGGATGTGGAGTCCCTGGAGCGGACCTCCTTCGAACTGGCCGAGGACTGCGCCCGCGAGAACGTGCGCTGGCTGGAAGTGCGCTACTCGCCCATCCTCCATGTGGAGCGGGGCCTCAGCCTGGCCCAGGTGATGGACGCCGTGCTGGCCGGCCTGCGCCGGGCCGAGCGGCAGTACCCAATCCGCTGCGGGGTGATCGTCTGCGGCATCCGCAACATCAACCCCGCCACCTCGCTGCGGCTGGCGGAACTGGCCGTGGCCTACAAGAGCGCGGGCGTCGTCGGTTTCGACCTGGCGGGCGCCGAGGCCAACTTCCCGGCCAAGGACCACCGCGAGGCCTTCTACCTCATCCGCAAGAACAACGTCAACTGCACGGTCCACGCCGGCGAGGCCTACGGCCCCGAGAGCATCCACCAGGCCCTCCACCACCTTCACGCCCAGCGCATCGGCCATTCCACGCGCCTGAAGGAGGACGGCAGCCTGCTCAACTACATGAACGACCTGCGCGTGCCCATCGAGGCCTGTCCCACCAGCAACGTGCAAACCCGCGTGGTGACGGACCTCGCCTCCCACCCGCTCAAGTTCTACCTGGATTACGGCCTGCGCATCACGGTCAACACCGACAACCGGCTCATCAGCGACACCACCGTCACCGAAGAGCTGTGGCGCATCACCCAGGTCTTCCGCCTGACGGAGCAGGAAGTGGCGAAGATCATCACCAACGGCTTCAAGAGCGCCTTCCTGCCCTACCGGGAGAAGCGGGCCATGCTTCACGGCGCCCTCACGGAGATGGGCTACGATGGCGTCCTTGTGGGTTACTGA